ACTGTGCGCTAGAAACGCCGCAATCGGAACCGCGCGTGCGAGCCTCATCTGCGGTCCTCCTATTCGGGTTCGCCGTTCTTTAGGCCCGTCTTAACTTCTTTCGGCGTATTCCGGCACGTGGAGTCCGCAGCCGGCGCCGAATCGCCGACGCCACGCGCTCGCGACGCCCGTCGTACGGCTCAAGCCGCGCGACCGCGGCGACTGCGCAACTCTTCGTGCATAGAGCGGGCTAGACGAACCGCCGCCAGACCCAGACGATCCAGGAGCGGCTGAAGTAGTCGGACCAGAGCGTTCCGTCGATTCCCCACCAGAGCAGCCGCGCGGCGTGCACGCCGCCGACCGCCCAGCAGAGGACGGCGGCGACGCGCTGGTCGTACATCAGCCGCCGCCACGCGAGCGCGCGCCCGAGCCACAGTTCCGTCAGCGCGAGAAGCGGCGTCGCCAGCGTCAGCGCGAAGAGCGGCGGGCCGAAGACGTTGTCGGCGAAGGCGTCCCGCCAGTCGCCGACGGCCATCGCGCAGAACGAGCGGGTCAGGCCGCATCCGGGACAAGGGAGTCCGGTGATCAGCCGGAAGGGACAGATCACCGGGCCGTCGTGCACGTGCGGCGCGTAGAGCCACGCCGCGGCGAGGACGATCAACGCCGTCGCCGCGGCCGCGAGCCGCGCCCGCCGGAACGAGACCTTGGGATCGACCGATTCCATGGCGCCCGCCGAACAACTCCCGCGCGCGCCGCCGGGACGCGGGGACCGGACGCGGACGGCCGGCCCCGACCCCCAGGCGGCGACGAG
The genomic region above belongs to bacterium and contains:
- a CDS encoding DUF2752 domain-containing protein, producing the protein MESVDPKVSFRRARLAAAATALIVLAAAWLYAPHVHDGPVICPFRLITGLPCPGCGLTRSFCAMAVGDWRDAFADNVFGPPLFALTLATPLLALTELWLGRALAWRRLMYDQRVAAVLCWAVGGVHAARLLWWGIDGTLWSDYFSRSWIVWVWRRFV